A genome region from Bacillota bacterium includes the following:
- a CDS encoding branched-chain amino acid ABC transporter permease, which produces MKIITQLLQQLINGLVIGMIYSLIALGYSMVFGILGFINYAHGEIFMLGSFIGWMLLRFAGLNFVVAMVGAMLITALLGVAIDYVAYKPIREKTGRGFLDAMLVSAIGVSIFVQTLGQLLWGTETHPVGLTIFQTVFRVGPFYVSELQIVIAVVAIGCMIGLALFTTKSPLGLAIRATSQDPVAARLMGINVNRTIALTFAIGSALAAASGLLVGVYFDAVYPLMGNSAGIKAFTAAVLGGIGSMPGAMLGGILIGVVETLGAAYISSAFRDGFAFLVLILTLLFMPSGLIKVTKGGGKV; this is translated from the coding sequence GTGAAGATCATTACTCAACTGCTTCAGCAATTGATCAACGGATTAGTAATAGGAATGATCTATTCGTTAATCGCTCTTGGCTACTCAATGGTTTTCGGCATATTGGGGTTTATTAACTATGCCCATGGCGAAATATTTATGTTGGGTTCATTCATCGGCTGGATGCTGCTCCGATTTGCCGGACTTAATTTTGTAGTGGCGATGGTAGGTGCAATGTTAATTACTGCTCTATTGGGAGTCGCAATAGACTATGTGGCTTATAAGCCGATTCGGGAAAAAACCGGTCGGGGATTCTTGGACGCTATGTTGGTCAGTGCTATTGGGGTTTCCATTTTTGTCCAGACCCTAGGACAATTATTATGGGGCACTGAAACACACCCGGTCGGATTGACAATCTTTCAGACAGTTTTTCGAGTTGGCCCCTTTTATGTTTCGGAATTACAGATTGTTATTGCCGTGGTGGCTATAGGGTGCATGATAGGATTAGCCCTATTCACCACTAAGTCACCTTTGGGATTAGCAATTAGAGCCACATCCCAAGATCCTGTGGCAGCACGACTAATGGGAATTAACGTCAACCGTACTATAGCCCTAACTTTTGCCATTGGTTCCGCCTTGGCAGCAGCCAGCGGTCTTCTGGTAGGGGTATATTTTGACGCAGTATATCCGCTGATGGGAAATTCTGCCGGGATTAAGGCCTTTACGGCTGCCGTCTTGGGCGGTATTGGCAGCATGCCGGGCGCAATGCTCGGCGGTATTCTAATCGGTGTGGTTGAAACTCTCGGTGCAGCCTATATTTCCTCGGCATTCCGTGATGGCTTCGCTTTCTTGGTTTTAATACTAACCCTGTTATTCATGCCTTCAGGATTAATCAAGGTTACCAAGGGAGGGGGAAAAGTATGA
- a CDS encoding branched-chain amino acid ABC transporter permease produces MTQQQLKYVCLITAALALPLVVHSRYWMHVIIMAAMYMLLAFSVDLIYGYAGQINLGQAGFYAIGAYTTALLMLRPNLSYWTAMPLAGLTAGLFGLILGIPTLRLRGLYLGITTMGFSEIVRLVLLCWVDLTRGPMGLPGIPAPTIGSYIFNGLTPYYYLILTYLILAIICVRILAHSRVGKAWEAIREDDIAASAMGINIAYYKVAAFSIGAAMAGVAGSFFAVYISFVSPDAFKAIESFLIFAMPAVGGTATVAGPILGALIIYVLPEITRAFAMYRMLWVGALMVIVMVVSPKGLVWALSSLLARLRRINQPASLEGGTGSGTS; encoded by the coding sequence ATGACGCAGCAACAGCTTAAATACGTCTGTCTTATCACTGCTGCCCTTGCTCTCCCGCTGGTTGTGCACAGCCGTTATTGGATGCATGTGATTATTATGGCTGCAATGTATATGCTACTGGCTTTTAGCGTTGATTTAATATACGGATATGCAGGTCAAATCAACTTGGGACAAGCAGGGTTTTACGCCATCGGAGCTTACACAACAGCCCTTCTAATGTTGCGTCCTAACCTCTCCTACTGGACCGCAATGCCGCTGGCAGGTCTAACAGCCGGATTGTTCGGTCTGATATTGGGTATACCCACGTTACGCCTTCGAGGCCTTTATCTGGGGATTACAACCATGGGCTTTAGTGAAATTGTGCGCTTGGTACTCCTGTGTTGGGTTGATCTTACCCGTGGTCCAATGGGACTCCCAGGTATACCTGCACCTACCATCGGCAGTTACATCTTTAATGGTCTGACTCCTTATTATTATCTAATACTCACCTATCTTATATTGGCTATAATATGCGTTCGCATCTTAGCCCATTCACGCGTGGGTAAAGCCTGGGAAGCGATCCGGGAAGATGACATCGCCGCTTCAGCTATGGGTATCAATATTGCTTATTACAAAGTAGCAGCCTTTTCAATTGGAGCAGCCATGGCTGGCGTAGCTGGCAGTTTCTTTGCTGTGTATATTTCCTTTGTCTCCCCGGATGCCTTTAAAGCAATCGAATCTTTCCTCATTTTTGCCATGCCTGCTGTTGGCGGTACAGCTACTGTAGCTGGGCCAATTCTAGGAGCATTAATTATTTATGTGCTGCCAGAAATCACCCGAGCTTTTGCTATGTATCGTATGCTGTGGGTTGGGGCTCTAATGGTTATTGTTATGGTTGTAAGTCCGAAAGGTTTGGTTTGGGCACTTTCCTCCTTACTGGCAAGATTACGGAGGATCAATCAACCCGCATCCTTGGAAGGAGGCACCGGAAGTGGCACTTCTTGA
- a CDS encoding ABC transporter ATP-binding protein, translating to MALLEVNNLTKQFGGLTAVSNVSFTVPPRQIVAIIGPNGAGKTTIFNMITGMIKATSGEMYFNQDSINDLPPHRLTELGICRTFQNSRIFGYMTVLDNVVVGFHCRTKAEIFDALFRPAFSRREMNETIEKARELLAQFGLEAVQTELACNLPYGQQRQLEIVRALAADPELILLDEPAAGLNIAETEALMEQIAWIRTTLNKTVLIIEHNMRVIMGISDHIIVLDHGQKIAAGKPTEIQANERVIEAYLGKGFKAYASHTRP from the coding sequence GTGGCACTTCTTGAAGTAAATAATCTCACTAAACAGTTTGGTGGTCTCACTGCTGTCTCCAATGTTAGCTTCACTGTTCCACCAAGACAAATTGTAGCTATCATTGGGCCCAATGGAGCAGGTAAAACTACCATCTTCAATATGATTACTGGAATGATCAAGGCTACGTCCGGTGAGATGTATTTTAACCAGGATTCTATTAATGATCTTCCGCCACATCGTCTGACTGAGCTGGGAATCTGCCGCACCTTCCAAAACAGCCGCATTTTCGGTTATATGACGGTACTTGACAATGTGGTGGTGGGATTTCACTGCCGCACAAAAGCAGAGATATTTGATGCCCTGTTTAGGCCTGCTTTTTCCCGTCGAGAGATGAATGAAACCATAGAAAAGGCAAGAGAACTACTAGCTCAGTTTGGGCTAGAGGCTGTCCAAACTGAATTAGCTTGCAATCTGCCCTACGGACAACAGCGCCAGCTAGAAATTGTCCGCGCCCTAGCCGCAGATCCAGAGTTGATTCTTCTGGACGAACCGGCTGCCGGACTAAATATTGCTGAAACCGAAGCTCTCATGGAGCAAATTGCCTGGATTAGGACCACGCTCAATAAGACTGTTTTGATCATAGAGCATAATATGCGGGTCATAATGGGTATCTCCGACCACATCATAGTCTTGGACCATGGGCAAAAGATCGCTGCCGGAAAGCCAACGGAAATCCAAGCCAACGAACGAGTAATTGAAGCGTACCTGGGGAAGGGGTTTAAGGCCTATGCTAGTCATACGAGACCTTAA